CGTGGGTAGAGCCTATGAGAATTTCTCAGGTTTAAAAAAGAGGGTGTTTCAGGGTCTGGATATATTAAGCTTTGGCTTATCTCACGAGGTTTTATTTGTTTCTGAGTCTTTGCTCAGCGTATGCCTAGAAGAAAATATCCTCAAAAAAAGTAAGGCAACTGTCATTGATAATGGCTCATTTAACGGCATCGATACTGATTTGCTGCAACCTGTGGCTCAGCTAGAAAAAGAGGCATTAAGAAAGAAGTACAAGGTACCTGACAATAGCTTTGCAATTTGCGTGGTAGGACGAGTTTGTGATGATAAAGGCTTCAAAGATATTGAGTATATATCCGAAAAACTAAGAGCAGAAAACGTCTACTTTATGTTCATAGGAGACTGTGAAGACGACGTAGGAAAAGTAGTCGTTGAGAAAGTTGTCAAAGATAATAGAGGTGTGTATATACCAGCCAATTCAAATGTACACGAGGTTTTTCAGTGTGCTGATTTACATTTATTTTTGAGCTATCGTGAAGGGTTTGGCAGTGTCGCTATTGAAGCAGCCAGTTGCGCTGTTCCAACCTTTGCCTATGATGTCGTTGGTGTAAAGGATAGTGTCAAAGAAGGTATCAGCGGTCGAAAATTTAATTTTAAGGATATGTCGTCTGTCGCCGAAGCGATCAGTGCTGCTGCTACTGATAAGGAATTTGAAAAGAGATATCCTGATGCAAGAGACTGGGCCATTGCAAATTTTGAACGCAAGCAATTGTGGCAAAGTTATTTAAGTTTTTATTTACGCAGTAGGGATGACCGCGTAAACGACAAAAGGCGGGCTGCAAAATGATAAAGCGACTATTTGACATCACGGCGGCCACGGCGGCCTTGGTAATATTATCTCCTGTTTATGCTATTACGGCTTATAAAGTCAAAAAAAACTTAGGCTCACCAGTGATATTTAGACAAACTCGCCCTGGTCTAAATGGCAAGCCGTTTGAGATGATTAAGTTTCGCTCAATGAAAAATTCTATCGATACAGAGGGTAATCCTTTAGAGGATGATGAGCGTTTGACGGCATTTGGTAAGACCTTGCGTAATAGCAGTCTCGATGAGCTGCCTGAACTATGGAATGTGATTAAAGGCGATATGAGTTTGGTGGGGCCGCGACCATTATTGATGGAATATCTGCCCCTATATAATGATGAGCAAGCGCGTCGCCACCGTGTACGTCCGGGTATTACGGGGTATGCACAAGTTAATGGTCGCAATGCGATTGGTTGGCATGAAAAATTTACGCTCGACACATGGTATGTCGATCATCAGTCATTATGGTTAGACATTATGATCTTGGTTAAAACAGTAAAAAAAGTCATTATCAAAGATGGCATTAGTGCTGATGGTGAAGCGACCATGAGCAAATTCACAGGTAATAGCGTCGATAAAAACACGCTTTGATGAGGAACGCATGCTAAATACTCCTTTTTCACCTTGGCCTAGTTTTACTCAGCAAGAAGCGGATGCGGTCAGTCAAGTATTGTTATCCAACAAGGTCAATTATTGGACAGGGCAAGAATGCCGTCAGTTTGAAGAGGAGTTTGCTGATTGGGCGGGTAGCAAATACGCGATTGCATTGGGCAACGGAACTTTGGCATTGGACGCGGCATTACAGGCACTTGGTATAGGTGTGGGTGATGAAGTTATCGTGACGCCGCGCACTTTTATTGCCAGTATCTCCTCAGTGGTTAATGCAGGCGCGACGCCCATTTTTGCGGATGTTGATGAGGCCACAGGAAATATCACTCCAGAGTCGATAGCGGCGGTATTGACGGACAAAACCAAAGGCATCGTCTGTGTGCATTTAGCAGGTTGGCCCTGTGATATGGA
This region of Psychrobacter sp. JCM 18902 genomic DNA includes:
- a CDS encoding glycosyltransferase, producing the protein MTLKICFLMTDAVSFNVLYRDQLEYIRDHADVDITLICGGDKQQLDILRERKIGKVINLHFQRKPSLLKDAQSLALLTRYMLSNRFDVVVYLTPKALLLGSIASAVTLQKRRIAFSVGRAYENFSGLKKRVFQGLDILSFGLSHEVLFVSESLLSVCLEENILKKSKATVIDNGSFNGIDTDLLQPVAQLEKEALRKKYKVPDNSFAICVVGRVCDDKGFKDIEYISEKLRAENVYFMFIGDCEDDVGKVVVEKVVKDNRGVYIPANSNVHEVFQCADLHLFLSYREGFGSVAIEAASCAVPTFAYDVVGVKDSVKEGISGRKFNFKDMSSVAEAISAAATDKEFEKRYPDARDWAIANFERKQLWQSYLSFYLRSRDDRVNDKRRAAK
- a CDS encoding sugar transferase; this encodes MIKRLFDITAATAALVILSPVYAITAYKVKKNLGSPVIFRQTRPGLNGKPFEMIKFRSMKNSIDTEGNPLEDDERLTAFGKTLRNSSLDELPELWNVIKGDMSLVGPRPLLMEYLPLYNDEQARRHRVRPGITGYAQVNGRNAIGWHEKFTLDTWYVDHQSLWLDIMILVKTVKKVIIKDGISADGEATMSKFTGNSVDKNTL